The region GAGCATCATGGAGCTGCCCAGGCTGCCGGAAACCACTACCTGGTCTCCTTCGGGGAGGACCTCGGAATCGACGGGGACAATCCGTACGGTAAGCACGTCGCCGGCACCCGAAACCATCTCCGGGGCGCCGGGTTCGACGGCGACGGGCAGCAGGCCCGTGCCAAGCTTGCCGGTGGATTCCGCGATCAGCTGCTCTGCCCAGTCGGGGAAGCCGGCCAGTCCGGAGCCTTCGTCCACAATGACGATCTTGTTGCGCAGCGGGTCGGTTCCGCCGAGTGCTGCGCCGAGTTCCAGGCCGATGTTGTCCGGCGCGTCGTCCCGCAGGATTTCCGCCGTCATCTCGGCGTCGTCCAGCAGGGTTTCAATGTCGGCTCCGGCCAGGCCCGAAGGCACCAGGCCAAAGGCCGTCAGGGCGGAGTAGCGTCCGCCGACGTTGGGGTCGGCGTTGAACACGGCGCGGTAACCGGCCTCGCGGGCCGCCGCGTCCAACGGCGACCCCGGGTCGGTGACAACCACTATGCGGGACCTGGCGTCGATACCGGCGTCGGTGAAGGCCTGTTCGAAAACCCGGCGCTGCGAATCCGTCTCCACCGTGGAACCCGATTTCGAGCTCACGACAATGACGGTTTCGGCCAGCCGGTCTCCAAGGGCGGCCGCAACGACGTCCGGGTCGGTGGAATCCAGGACTGTCAGGTCCACGCCCGCAGTGCGGGTAATGACCTCGGGTGCCAGGGAAGAGCCGCCCATGCCGGCCAGGACCACGCGGGTCACTGACTCGGCGGCGAGCTCTTCCCTCAGCGCCGCAATCTGTCCCACGAGCGGCCGGGAGCTTTCTCCGGGGTTGAGCCAGCCCAGGCGGATGGACGCCTCGGCTTCGGCATCGGGTCCCCAAAGGGTGGGATCCTGGGCCACGAGGCGGGAGGCAACTTCATCCCCCACGAGTTCGGGCACCTTGGCATCGACGGCAACGCTGGCCGCCCCGGCTGCTTCAAAGGACAGTGTGGTCATTTTTTCCTATGCCTCTTTCGCGGTATCCAGTGCGGTCTGAACGGTCTGGAGGAGTTCGCCCCAGCTGACCACGAACTTATCCAGGCCTTCGGTCTCCAGCTGCTCCACAACGTCGTTGTAGGAGATGCCAAGGCCGTCCAGCTGGTCCAGGACGGCATTGGACTCGGCGTACGTGCCGGTGATGGTGTCACCGGTGACTTCGCCGTGGTCCGCAGTGGCTTCCAGCGTCTTTTCCGGCATGGTGTTCACCGAGTTCGGCGCCACGAGGCCGGTGACGTACAGGGTGTCCGGCAGAGCCGGATCCTTCACGCCGGTGGAGGCCCAGAGCGGGCGCTGGGCGTTGGCACCGGCCGCGGCCAGCACCTGCCAGCGTTCGCTGGCGAACTGCTCTTCGAAGACCTGGTAGGCCAGGCGGGCGTTGGCCAGGCCGGCCTTGCCCTTCAGGCCCTTGGCCTCGTCGGTGCCGATGCCGTCCAGGCGCTTGTCGATTTCCGCGTCCACGCGTGAGACGAAGAAGGACGCCACCGAGTGGATGGTGGAGAGGTCGTGCCCGTTTTCCTTCGCCTGCTCAATGCCGAGCATGTACGCGTTGATGACCTCGCGGTAGCGCTCGAGGGAGAAGATCAGGGTCACGTTGACGCTGATGCCCGCGGCCAGCGTGGCGGTGATTGCCGGCAGGCCTTCCTGGGTGGCGGGGATCTTGATCAGCACGTTGTAGCGGCCAACCTTGTCGAAGAGTTCCTTCGCCTCATTGATGGTGCCCTGCGTGTCGCGTGACAGGCGCGGATCAACCTCAATGGACACCCGGCCGTCAACGCCGTGCGTGGCCTCGGCTACGGGGGCGAAGACATCGCAGGCCTGGATGACGTCGTCGGTGGTGATCTCGAAGACGGACTTGTCGACGTCGGCGCCCGACCGCGAGAGCTGCTGCACCTGGGCGGCGTAGGACTCGCCGTTGGCCAGTGCGGCAGCGAAGATGCTCGGGTTCGTGGTCACGCCGACCACGTTGCGCTCATCGATGAGCTTCTTCAGGGAACCGGAAACAATCCGTTCACGGGAGAGGTCGTCGAGCCAGATGGAGACTCCGGCTTCGGAAAGCCGGGCGGTGGGAGTGGAAGTCATTGTTTGATGCTCCTTAACTAAGGGGATTACTGCTGGTCGCCGGTCTCGGTGGACTGTGCTCCGGAAGCGGCACCGGTTGTGCCGTCGGGGGCGGATCCGGTGCCGCCGACAGCGTCGAGGGAGTCCCGGGCAGCCTGGGCCACGGCGTCGGCAGTGATGCCGAATTCGCGGAACAGCGTCTTGTAGTCGGCGGAGGCACCGAAGTGCTCCAGGGAGACGCTGCGGCCCGCGTCGCCGACGATTTCACGCCAGCCGAGGGCAATTCCCGCCTCGACGGAAACCCGGGCACGGATGTCCTTGGGCAGTACCGACTCGCGGTATTCCTTGTCCTGCTTGTTGAACCACTCGATGCTCGGCATCGATACCACGCGGGCGGCTACGCCTTCGGCAGCGAGTGCTTCGCGGGCTTCAACAGCCAGCTGGACCTCGGAACCGGTGCCGACCAGGATGACGTCCGGCGTTACGACGCTGCCGTCGCGGACGGCTTCGGCAAGCACGTACCCGCCGCGGGCGGCACCTTCGGCGGAGCCGAACTCGGTCGCGGTGGCAGCGCCGGCGCCCCGCGCATAGGTCGGGATGTTCTGGCGCGTCAGCACAATGCCGGCCGGGTTCTCGGTGTTCTCCAGGATGGTTCGCCACGCGACGGCCACCTCGTTGGCGTCGCCCGGACGGACGACGTCGAGCCCCGGGATTGCGCGCAGGGAAGCGAGCTGCTCCACCGGCTGGTGGGTGGGACCGTCTTCGCCCAGGCCAATGGAATCGTGGGTCCAGACGTAGATGGCAGGCACGCCCATCAGTGCGCCGAGGCGGATGGCCGGACGCTGGTAGTCGCTGAAGATCAGGAACGTACCGGAGAAGGCGCGCGTGTTGCTGTGCATCGTGATGCCGTTGACGATCGATGCCGCGGCGTGCTCGCGGATGCCGAAGTGCAGCACCCGGCCGTAGGGGTTGCCGGACCAGGCGTTGGTCTGCTTCCCCGCGGGGATGAAGGAGGGGGAGCCTTCAATGGTGGTGTTGTTGGACTCGGCGAGGTCGGCGGAGCCGCCCCACAGTTCCGGCAGTGCCGGGCCGATGGCGGAGAGGACCTTGCCCGAAGCCGCGCGGGTGGACATGTCCTTGCCGGCCTCGAAGACGGGCAGTGATGCCTCCCAGCCCTCCGGCAGCTCGCCCTTTTCCAGGCGGGCCAGCAGTGCGGAGCCTTCGTTGTTGGCTTCCTCCCAGGCCTTGAAACCTTCGTTCCACTTCTCGTGCGCCTCGGCGCCGCGGGCGACTGCCTGGCGGGCGTGCTCGAGGACCTCGGGGTCAACGTCGAAGTTCTTGGCCGGGTCGAAGCCCAGGGTTTCCTTCAGCGCGGCCACTTCATCGGCGCCCAGTGCGGAACCGTGGATCTTGCCGGTGTTCTGCTTGTTCGGCGCGGGCCAGCCGATGATGGTGCGCAGGGAGATGATGGACGGCCGGCCCGTTTCGGCCTTGGCTGCCATCAGGGCGTTGTAGAGCTCGTGAACGTCCTCGACGTATTCGCCCGTCTTGGTCCAGTCCACCCGCTGGGTGTGCCAGCCGTAGGCTTCGTAGCGCTTGAGCACGTCTTCGGTGAAGGCAATGTCGGTGTCATCTTCGATGGAGATGTGGTTCTCGTCGTACAGGACTACGAGGTTGCCCAGTTCCTGGTGCCCGGCCAGTGAGGAGGCCTCGGCCGTAACGCCTTCCTGCAGGTCGCCGTCGGACGCAATGACCCAGATGGTGTGGTCGAACGGGCTGGTCCCTTCGGCGGCGTCGGCGTCGAGCAGGCCGCGCAGGCGGCGCTGGGCGAACGCGAAGCCAACCGAGGACGCCAGGCCCTGGCCCAGCGGGCCGGTGGTGATTTCCACGCCGTCGGTGTGGCGGTATTCCGGGTGGCCGGGGGTCTTGGAACCCCAGGTGCGCAGGGACTGCAGGTCCTCGAGTTCCAGGCCGTAGCCGGAAAGGAAGAGCTCGATGTAGAGCGTGAGGGAGGTGTGCCCGGGGGAGAGGACGAAGCGGTCGCGGCCAATCCACTGCGGATCGGACGGGTCATGGCGCATGACCTTCTGGAACAGAAGGTAGGCGGCCGGAGCCAGGCTCATGGCCGTGCCGGGATGGCCGTTGCCGACCTTCTCCACGGCGTCGGCAGCCAGGACGCGGACGGTGTCCACTGCCTTGCGGTCTGTCTCGGTCCAGATCAGTTCTTGCTCTTCCATATGTGGCACGTTTACCGGGCCCCTCTCTCTACAGACAACCGGCGCCGTACAGCGCCGGACATGCCCGGAAGCCCCCGTGAACGGGGTGCGTCCGGTTCCTTTACCACTACAACCAACGGCAGACGCAAATCGATACCGCGTTCACGGCATAACTTGTTCCGCGTTCCGCAGCCGAGGCCGCGGATACTGCTTAATGCTGTTTGTTGCTTTTCCCGTGCCGCAGCGTAATTAGCCGCGGGAAAGGTCCGTTCCAACCTTATCGTCTAAGGCTGCTTCCTGCCCGCCCCTGCGGCATGATCCCGGCCTTCGGGCCGGCGCTGTTCCGATTCCTGCACGTGTGCAGGCGCATGCGTATTCCATGCTTCGATTTCTACAGCCGATAGAGGTTATGATGAGGACGGACTTTTTCGTTCCAGATTGGATAAAGTGATCGCTTCGTGACTACCCAGCATGCCGAGTCCCCGGTCCACACGGGGAAGATGACGGCGGGCCGCAAGGTCCGGGCATACGTGGCGCTCACCAAACCGCGTGTCATCGAACTCCTGCTCGTGACCACCCTGCCCACCATGATCTTCGCCGAGCAGGGACTTCCGTCCCTGGGCCTGATCCTGGTCACCATGATCGGCGGCGCACTGGCAGCAGGAAGCGCCGGTGCCTTCAACTGCTATATCGACCGCGACATGGACAAGCTGATGAAGCGGACAAAGAACCGTCCGCTGGTCACCGGCGAGGTGTCCCCGCGGGAGGCCATGGTCTTTGCGTGGGTGCTGGGCATAGTCGCCATTGCCCTGCTCTGGTTCGGGGCCAACCCGCTCACCGGCCTTCTGGGCCTCGGAGCAATCCTCCTGTACGTGGTCTTCTACACGCTGATCCTCAAGCGCCGCACCACCCAGAACATTGTCTGGGGCGGCGCCGCGGGCTGCATGCCCGTACTCATCGCGTGGGCTGCCGTCACCGACAAGGTGGAATGGCCGGCCATCATCCTGTTCATGATCATCTTCCTGTGGACGCCGCCGCACTACTGGCCGCTGTCCATGAAGTACGGCGAGGACTACCGCAACGCCAGCGTGCCGATGCTCGGCGCGGTTGCGGGCGCCAAGCTCGTCTCCGTCCAGGTGGTGCTGTACGCCTACGCCACCGTCGCCTGCTCGCTGCTGCTGGTTCCCGTGGGCGGTGCCGGCTGGGTCTACACCGTTGCCGCCCTGCTCTCCGGCGGCTGGTTCGTGGCCGAGGCCCACAAGCTGCATTCCCGTGCGCAGCGCGAAGAGCTCAATGACAAGTCCGCCATGAAGGTCTTCCACCTGTCCATCAGCTACCTCACGATCCTCTTCCTGGCCCTGGCCGTGGATCCGTTCGTGGGCGGCGCGCTGGTCTAGCCTTTCCGCTTTACGGTGGCCGGATCCCCTTAGGGGTCCGGCCATTGTTGTGTCCGGGCTTCTCTGTTTCCAGGGTTCGCCGGGGCGTTCCGGGGGCAGAACGCGCTTCGGGCGCCGTGCGCTTCGGGCGCCGTGCGCTTCGGGCGCCGTGCGCTTCGGGCGTTCCGGAACGGCGGCAACGAAACTCCCTGCTCGCAGAGCTCGCAGGGAGTATTAAAGCCGCCTAACCCGGAACGTCCTCCGCGCCCGTTACAGCACCCCGTGCCTCTCCCGTGCCGGTCCGTGCGTGTGTTCACCCAGAACGTGCCGCATCCTCCGTTAGGACGTGCCGATCCACTGCCCTTTGAATGCAGCAGCCCCGGCCAGTGCAGTTCCGAGCGGGTATTCCCACCACCTAGTGTGCTGTTGCTGCGGAAGCGGTTATGCCAGCCGGAACCTCGTTGTGAAGCGTCGAAAGAGCAGATAACGGCCTTCAGAACCCGGCATAGCCCCGTTATCTGCTCAGCCGATCCAGTGTCGGGGTGGGGCGGGGCAGGGTCCGGGCCGGCAGACGACCAGGCCCCGTGCATGCCGGTCCCGGCCAGGCCCGGAGACAGAAGAAGGGCCGGACCCCGTCAGGAGTCCGGCCCTTCTTCGGAAAGTGCGCCCGTTACCTGCGAACGGTCCGGGTCTTCCGCGCCCGCCGGGCCTGCTGGACCGCAATCGCGGCCCCGCCGGGAACCTGCTTGTTGAAGCCGATATAGACGGCCTGGGCGGCTGCGGCCGTCAGCAGGCAGGCGCCGAACATGTGCAGGGCCACCAGTGCGATGGGCAGGTGCAGGAAGTGCTGCACGTAGCCGATGGCTGCCTGTGCCAGTACGACGACGCCCAGCACCATCACGGCCCGGCGCACCCGGGCATCGGTCGCCCTGCGGACCACCAGGTACAGGGCCACGGCCAGCGCAAAGACCAGCAGGTAGACGGGCACCACGTGGATGCGGGTGATCAGGTCCGGGTTCAGGCCGTTACGCGCAGCTCCGTGGTCGCCGGCGTGCGGGCCGGAACCGGTTACTACAACGCCCAGCACCACGGTCAGCGCGGACAGGACGCCGATGGCACCCAGTACGGGGCGGAGGTTTTTATCCGCCAGCGGAGCATGGCGTGCCTGGAGGTCCATCGCGGAAAGCCTTGAGCGGTTCACCATGACCACGGCCACGGTGATCATGATGGTGGAGGCAAGGAAGTGCAGGCCCACAACCCACGGGTTGAGGTCCGTCAGGACGGTGATCCCGCCGATGACGGCCTGCGCCGGGACGCCGGCCAGCAGGGCAATGGAAAGCCACCAGAGATCACGGCGTTCGGACCGCAGGCGCCACACGGAGAAGACCATCGCAAAGGCAATGGCCGTCAGCACGAAAGTGAGTAGCCGATTGCCGAACTCGATGACGCCGTGCAGCCCCATCTCGGGGGTCGTAACGAGGGAATCGGCCGTGCACAGCGGCCATTCCGGACAGCCGAGCCCGGACGCCGTCAGGCGCACGGCACCGCCGGTCACCACGATTACGATGTTGGCCACCAGTGAGGCCACGGCAAGGTTGCGGATAAGGCGTCCGGCCACCGGCAGCTGGCTGTTGGACTGCCGGGCGGGGACACCGGCCGAGGTTGATGACACGGTTTCTAACTCCATTTGAACCAGCGGACAGCACCCAGGCCGCCCAGTATTGTCCACGCCAGAAGGATCAGCGTGGCGGAAATGTTGAACTGCGAGTCGATCAGGGCCGAGCGCAGTGCGTCACCAAGGGCCGCAGAGGGGAGGACCTCGATAAACGGCTGCAGTACATCGGGCAGGTTGCCTACCGGGATGATGATACCGCCGGCGGCAGCCAGCAGGATCCACAGCAGGTTGGTTATGGCCAAGGTGGCCTCAGGCCGTACGGTGCCGGCGACCAGGAGGCCGAGGGCAGTGAACGCCACCGCGCCGAGCACCAGCTGCACGGCGGCCGGCAGCAACCCGCTCAGCTCCGGCTGCCAGCCGAACAGCAGCGCCGCTACGGAGACCAGTACCGCCTGGATGGCCAGGACGGCCAGGACCGCAATGACCTTCCCGGCAATCAGGCCGGTGCGGCCCAGGGGAGTGGTGGACAGGTAGCGGAGCACGCCGTACCGGCGGTCAAAGCCGGTGGCGATGCCCTGCCCGGTAAATGCGGTGGACATGGCGCAGAGCGCAAAGATGCCCGGGGCAGCCATGTTGATCCGGCTGGTCCCGTAGCCGTCCAGCAGGGGAGTGACCACCAGGGCCACCATGGCCAGCAGCGGCAGGACCACGGCGAGGATCAGCTGTTCGCCGTTGCGCAGCATCGTCAGGGCCTCATACCGGCCCTGGTTCAGGATGCGCGCCGGCAACGATGCGGGAGCACTCAACGGATGGTCCTTCCGGACAGGTCGAGGAAAACGTCCTCGAGGGTACGCGAAGCCATGTGTACTGAAGAAGGCAGGATGTTCCGTTCCGCCCACCACGCGGCCAGTGCGGCCAGGTCGTGGGGCGTCAGCGCCCCGCGGACGGCGTAGTGTCCGGGTGCGGCCTCCTGCACCTCCAGATGGTGCAGCCGTCCTGAGGCGAGGGCGACGACGTCGAGCCCGGGTTCCGCGTCGAACGTCAGCAACCGCTGCTCGGCGGGGGAGCCGGTGGCGGAGGTGAGTTCGGCTACGGTGCCCGAGGCGACGGTCTTGCCGGCGTCGATAATGTAGACGTAGTCGGCCAGCTTCTGCGCGTCGTCCATCAGGTGGGTGGTGAGGATGATGCCCAGGCCCTCGTCGCGCAGCTCGGAGATCAGGTCGAACACGATCTGGCGGGACTGGGGATCCAGGCCGGCGCTGGGTTCGTCCAGGAAAAGGACCTCGGGGCGGCCGATCAGCGCCGCGGCCATGGCCAGTCGCTGCTTCTGCCCGCCCGAGAGGCGCCGGATGCCGGTGTTGGCGAAGCTGCGGATACCCAGGCGGTCCACCAACTCGGCGACCGGCCGGGGTGCCTCGTACATGCGGGCCACATGCTCAAGCAGGGCTACGGGACGGGCCGACGGCGGGAGTCCGCCTTCCTGGAGCATCACGCCTACGCGGCTCCGGAGGCGGGCATCCGCTCGGTAAGGATCCTGTCCGAGCAGGCGGATTTCCCCGCCGTCAATGGACTGCAGGCCCTGGGCGCATTCAAGCGTGGTGGTCTTCCCCGCTCCGTTGGCACCAAGGAGGGCAGTGACGGATCCGCGGCGGGCACTGAAGTCGACGCCGGCCAGCACACGGATCATTTTGCCGTCGAGACCAGCAACCGGGCCGCAGTCCTTGATCAGACCTTTAATGGTCAGGCAGGGTTCATCGATAGGCACCTGCATATTCTACGTTAGGTAGTACAGGACCCCGGCACAGGCATCACGCCCGATGGACCTTGGCGATGGCAAGCCTTGCCTTAGTGGAATCGGGGAACAGATTAGGTCATGCTTGTGTTGTGTATTCTGTGAGCAACTCTGAGACTAAGGCGGCGGCCGTGCCGAGCGCTGCCCGCGAAGCGGAGGAGCGCACCCGGGACAAAGTGCTGGGTGCGGTTCTGGAGCACGGCCCGGTCAGTGCCGCGGAGCTCGGGGAACGGCTGGGCTTCACGCCCGCCGCCGTGCGCCGCCATCTTGACGCCCTCTCGGGGAAGGGCCTGATCCAGGTCAAGCTTGTCCGCAATTCCTCTTCCGGTGCAGGAAGGCCGGCCCGGCGGTATGTATTGAGCCCGCAGGGACAGGCCCACCTGGGCAACGATTACCTCGACATCGCCACCGAGGCGCTGCGCCAGCTTGGTGCAGCCCTTGGCCCCCAGGCAATCGAGGCGTTTGCCGCGGAACGGTTCGGCCGGATGGAGGATCGCTACCGACCCGTCGTCGACGCCGCCGGTCCCGAACTCGCCGACCGCGCCGAAGCGCTGGCCGCCGAACTGACAAAGGACGGTTTCGTCGCGTCGACCACCATGATCGGCGCCACGGCGAAAAAGAGCACGCTGCTGAGTATCCAGCTGTGCCAGGCGCACTGCCCCATCCAGGGACTCGCCACGGCCTACCCCGTCTTCTGTGACAAGGAGACCGAAGTTTTTGCCCGCCTGCTGGAGGTGGACGTCCGCCGACTGTCCACGCTCTCCCGCGGCGGCCATGTTTGTACGACCCACATTCCCGTGGGTCGGACCCGATCCGCGCCGCAGGTTCCACTGCACGCCGAGACCAACCAGTCCACATCCATTCATCAGCAAGAAAGGCCGTGATGACGGATCAAGTAACCCAGAAGCCAACGGCACCTTCCATGGTGCCGGAGTCTGTGATTTCAGACATCCTGGAGAAGAACCCCGAACTCGAGGGCA is a window of Arthrobacter sp. zg-Y1171 DNA encoding:
- a CDS encoding heme o synthase, translated to MTTQHAESPVHTGKMTAGRKVRAYVALTKPRVIELLLVTTLPTMIFAEQGLPSLGLILVTMIGGALAAGSAGAFNCYIDRDMDKLMKRTKNRPLVTGEVSPREAMVFAWVLGIVAIALLWFGANPLTGLLGLGAILLYVVFYTLILKRRTTQNIVWGGAAGCMPVLIAWAAVTDKVEWPAIILFMIIFLWTPPHYWPLSMKYGEDYRNASVPMLGAVAGAKLVSVQVVLYAYATVACSLLLVPVGGAGWVYTVAALLSGGWFVAEAHKLHSRAQREELNDKSAMKVFHLSISYLTILFLALAVDPFVGGALV
- a CDS encoding glucose-6-phosphate isomerase, with translation MTTLSFEAAGAASVAVDAKVPELVGDEVASRLVAQDPTLWGPDAEAEASIRLGWLNPGESSRPLVGQIAALREELAAESVTRVVLAGMGGSSLAPEVITRTAGVDLTVLDSTDPDVVAAALGDRLAETVIVVSSKSGSTVETDSQRRVFEQAFTDAGIDARSRIVVVTDPGSPLDAAAREAGYRAVFNADPNVGGRYSALTAFGLVPSGLAGADIETLLDDAEMTAEILRDDAPDNIGLELGAALGGTDPLRNKIVIVDEGSGLAGFPDWAEQLIAESTGKLGTGLLPVAVEPGAPEMVSGAGDVLTVRIVPVDSEVLPEGDQVVVSGSLGSSMMLWEFATAVAGRLLNINPFDQPDVEAAKKAARGLLDATPEPTEPSFIDGSVEVRGPADLLGTAHTLRGALAALLRHLGTDGYLSVQAYLDRFRQAELEQIRPELAAATGRPVTFGWGPRFLHSTGQFHKGGPAQGVYLQITGKPAQDIGIPDRPFTFGELISAQAAGDAQVLADQGRPVLRLHLLNRDEGVREIENVVRALAAEAGSK
- a CDS encoding metalloregulator ArsR/SmtB family transcription factor — protein: MPSAAREAEERTRDKVLGAVLEHGPVSAAELGERLGFTPAAVRRHLDALSGKGLIQVKLVRNSSSGAGRPARRYVLSPQGQAHLGNDYLDIATEALRQLGAALGPQAIEAFAAERFGRMEDRYRPVVDAAGPELADRAEALAAELTKDGFVASTTMIGATAKKSTLLSIQLCQAHCPIQGLATAYPVFCDKETEVFARLLEVDVRRLSTLSRGGHVCTTHIPVGRTRSAPQVPLHAETNQSTSIHQQERP
- a CDS encoding heme A synthase gives rise to the protein MSSTSAGVPARQSNSQLPVAGRLIRNLAVASLVANIVIVVTGGAVRLTASGLGCPEWPLCTADSLVTTPEMGLHGVIEFGNRLLTFVLTAIAFAMVFSVWRLRSERRDLWWLSIALLAGVPAQAVIGGITVLTDLNPWVVGLHFLASTIMITVAVVMVNRSRLSAMDLQARHAPLADKNLRPVLGAIGVLSALTVVLGVVVTGSGPHAGDHGAARNGLNPDLITRIHVVPVYLLVFALAVALYLVVRRATDARVRRAVMVLGVVVLAQAAIGYVQHFLHLPIALVALHMFGACLLTAAAAQAVYIGFNKQVPGGAAIAVQQARRARKTRTVRR
- a CDS encoding ABC transporter ATP-binding protein, whose protein sequence is MQVPIDEPCLTIKGLIKDCGPVAGLDGKMIRVLAGVDFSARRGSVTALLGANGAGKTTTLECAQGLQSIDGGEIRLLGQDPYRADARLRSRVGVMLQEGGLPPSARPVALLEHVARMYEAPRPVAELVDRLGIRSFANTGIRRLSGGQKQRLAMAAALIGRPEVLFLDEPSAGLDPQSRQIVFDLISELRDEGLGIILTTHLMDDAQKLADYVYIIDAGKTVASGTVAELTSATGSPAEQRLLTFDAEPGLDVVALASGRLHHLEVQEAAPGHYAVRGALTPHDLAALAAWWAERNILPSSVHMASRTLEDVFLDLSGRTIR
- the tal gene encoding transaldolase, whose product is MTSTPTARLSEAGVSIWLDDLSRERIVSGSLKKLIDERNVVGVTTNPSIFAAALANGESYAAQVQQLSRSGADVDKSVFEITTDDVIQACDVFAPVAEATHGVDGRVSIEVDPRLSRDTQGTINEAKELFDKVGRYNVLIKIPATQEGLPAITATLAAGISVNVTLIFSLERYREVINAYMLGIEQAKENGHDLSTIHSVASFFVSRVDAEIDKRLDGIGTDEAKGLKGKAGLANARLAYQVFEEQFASERWQVLAAAGANAQRPLWASTGVKDPALPDTLYVTGLVAPNSVNTMPEKTLEATADHGEVTGDTITGTYAESNAVLDQLDGLGISYNDVVEQLETEGLDKFVVSWGELLQTVQTALDTAKEA
- the tkt gene encoding transketolase, yielding MEEQELIWTETDRKAVDTVRVLAADAVEKVGNGHPGTAMSLAPAAYLLFQKVMRHDPSDPQWIGRDRFVLSPGHTSLTLYIELFLSGYGLELEDLQSLRTWGSKTPGHPEYRHTDGVEITTGPLGQGLASSVGFAFAQRRLRGLLDADAAEGTSPFDHTIWVIASDGDLQEGVTAEASSLAGHQELGNLVVLYDENHISIEDDTDIAFTEDVLKRYEAYGWHTQRVDWTKTGEYVEDVHELYNALMAAKAETGRPSIISLRTIIGWPAPNKQNTGKIHGSALGADEVAALKETLGFDPAKNFDVDPEVLEHARQAVARGAEAHEKWNEGFKAWEEANNEGSALLARLEKGELPEGWEASLPVFEAGKDMSTRAASGKVLSAIGPALPELWGGSADLAESNNTTIEGSPSFIPAGKQTNAWSGNPYGRVLHFGIREHAAASIVNGITMHSNTRAFSGTFLIFSDYQRPAIRLGALMGVPAIYVWTHDSIGLGEDGPTHQPVEQLASLRAIPGLDVVRPGDANEVAVAWRTILENTENPAGIVLTRQNIPTYARGAGAATATEFGSAEGAARGGYVLAEAVRDGSVVTPDVILVGTGSEVQLAVEAREALAAEGVAARVVSMPSIEWFNKQDKEYRESVLPKDIRARVSVEAGIALGWREIVGDAGRSVSLEHFGASADYKTLFREFGITADAVAQAARDSLDAVGGTGSAPDGTTGAASGAQSTETGDQQ
- a CDS encoding ABC transporter permease, producing the protein MSAPASLPARILNQGRYEALTMLRNGEQLILAVVLPLLAMVALVVTPLLDGYGTSRINMAAPGIFALCAMSTAFTGQGIATGFDRRYGVLRYLSTTPLGRTGLIAGKVIAVLAVLAIQAVLVSVAALLFGWQPELSGLLPAAVQLVLGAVAFTALGLLVAGTVRPEATLAITNLLWILLAAAGGIIIPVGNLPDVLQPFIEVLPSAALGDALRSALIDSQFNISATLILLAWTILGGLGAVRWFKWS